One genomic segment of Bradyrhizobium prioriisuperbiae includes these proteins:
- a CDS encoding type III PLP-dependent enzyme has product MTDRIQEFLRNRRSEGQDTEPCLVVDLEVVRDNYQTFAKALPDSRVFYAVKANPSPEVLSLLASMGSCFDTATVAEIEMALAAGATPDRISYGNTIKKERDIARAFALGIRLFAVDCSAEVEKISRAAPGAKVFCRILYDCAGAEWPLSRKFGCDPEMAVEVLDLAKRLGLEPVGISFHVGSQQRKVKAWDRALSMASTVFRDCAERGISLSMVNMGGGFPTKYLKDVPPVLQYGRSIFRALRKHFGNQIPETIIEPGRGMVGNAGIIETEVVLISKKSDEDEVRWVYLDIGKFGGLAETMDESIRYAIRTPHDGADMTPCVLAGPTCDSADVLYEKVPYPLPVTLEIGDKLLIEGTGAYTSTYSSVAFNGIPPLRTYHI; this is encoded by the coding sequence ATGACCGATCGCATTCAGGAATTCCTGCGCAACCGCCGCAGCGAGGGCCAGGACACCGAGCCGTGCCTCGTGGTCGACCTCGAAGTCGTGCGCGACAACTACCAGACCTTTGCCAAGGCGCTGCCGGACAGCCGCGTGTTCTATGCCGTCAAGGCAAACCCGTCGCCTGAGGTGCTGTCGCTGCTCGCCTCGATGGGCTCCTGCTTCGACACCGCGACCGTCGCCGAGATCGAAATGGCGCTGGCCGCCGGTGCGACGCCGGACCGCATCTCCTATGGCAACACCATCAAGAAGGAGCGCGACATCGCGCGCGCCTTCGCGCTCGGCATTCGCCTGTTCGCGGTCGACTGCTCCGCCGAAGTCGAGAAGATTTCGCGCGCCGCACCGGGCGCCAAGGTGTTCTGCCGCATCCTCTATGACTGCGCCGGCGCCGAGTGGCCACTGTCGCGCAAGTTCGGCTGCGATCCGGAGATGGCGGTCGAAGTGCTCGACCTTGCCAAGCGCCTGGGCCTGGAGCCGGTCGGCATCTCGTTCCATGTCGGCTCGCAGCAGCGCAAGGTGAAGGCGTGGGACCGCGCGCTGTCGATGGCCTCGACGGTGTTCCGCGACTGCGCGGAGCGCGGCATCAGCCTCTCCATGGTCAACATGGGCGGCGGATTCCCGACCAAGTACCTCAAGGACGTACCGCCGGTGCTGCAGTACGGCCGCTCGATCTTCCGTGCGCTGCGCAAGCACTTCGGCAACCAGATCCCGGAAACGATCATCGAGCCGGGCCGCGGCATGGTGGGCAACGCCGGCATCATCGAGACCGAAGTCGTTCTGATCTCGAAGAAGAGCGACGAGGACGAAGTGCGCTGGGTCTATCTCGACATCGGCAAGTTCGGCGGCCTCGCCGAGACAATGGACGAATCGATCCGCTACGCCATCCGCACCCCGCATGACGGGGCGGACATGACGCCGTGCGTGCTCGCGGGCCCGACCTGCGATAGCGCCGACGTGCTCTACGAGAAGGTGCCGTATCCGCTCCCGGTGACACTCGAGATCGGCGACAAGCTGCTGATCGAAGGCACCGGCGCCTATACGTCGACCTACTCGTCGGTGGCCTTCAACGGCATTCCGCCGCTGAGGACCTACCACATCTGA
- a CDS encoding helix-turn-helix domain-containing protein — protein sequence MSAHRKTNGTKAVRGSKSGRPIMALLDLLGRRWTLRIIWELRDHALTSRALRQACDDASPTVLQARLGDLKTAGLVESVPAEGYCLTAAGRELLGAFAPLNAFAEQWSVKSGRRQRTATKVASGRGKSA from the coding sequence ATGAGCGCGCACCGCAAGACGAACGGAACCAAGGCCGTTCGCGGATCGAAGTCCGGGCGTCCGATCATGGCGCTGCTCGATCTGCTCGGGCGGCGCTGGACACTGCGGATTATCTGGGAATTGCGCGACCACGCGCTGACCTCGCGCGCACTGCGGCAGGCCTGCGACGACGCCTCGCCGACGGTGCTGCAGGCGCGGCTGGGCGACCTGAAAACTGCGGGCCTGGTGGAAAGCGTGCCGGCAGAAGGTTATTGCCTGACTGCCGCGGGGCGCGAGCTGCTCGGCGCATTTGCGCCGCTGAATGCCTTTGCCGAGCAGTGGAGCGTCAAGAGCGGTCGGCGTCAGAGGACTGCTACGAAGGTGGCGTCGGGGCGCGGGAAGTCTGCGTAA
- a CDS encoding M3 family metallopeptidase, whose translation MTEVRDVSTAPDTANPLLQAWQTPLETPPFAQIRPEHFMPAFEQAFADHAQEIAAMVNDPSAPDFDNTVTAWERSGKLLNRVAAVFYDLVSANSSPELLAIESEVALRMARHWNPVMMNAVLFGRLARLHHDRDTLTLTGEQKRLLERLYTRMHRAGAGLDEAAKARMSAINEKLAELSTTFSHHLLGDEQEWTLELGADDLDGLSPAFVAAAKAAATERGLGGKAVVTLSRSSVEPFLQSSTRRDLREKVFKAFTARGDNGNANDNSATIRQILALREESAKILGYANFAAYRLEDSMAKTPEAVRGLLERVWAPARAKALADRDALQELIREDGGNFALEPWDWRFYAEKLRQRRANFDDAAIKPYLVLEHMIEAAFDVAHRLFGLSFSERKDVPVWHPDVRVWEVKDAAGAHKALFYGDYFARASKRSGAWMTSLRDQQKLDGTVAPLVINVMNFAKGSEGHPSLLSPDDARTLFHEFGHGLHGMLSDVVYPSLSGTSVFTDFVELPSQLYEHWQTRPEVLQQFARHYQTGEPLPDDLLKRFLAARKFNQGFATVEFVSSALMDMEFHSHPADTITDVRAFERQELDKIGMPAEIVMRHRPQQFGHIFSGDHYAAGYYSYMWSEVMDADAFGAFEEAGDIFDPAVAKRLHDDIYSSGGSRDPEDAYIAFRGRAPQVDALLRGRGLLDTPEAA comes from the coding sequence ATGACCGAAGTCCGCGACGTTTCGACCGCCCCCGACACCGCCAACCCGCTGCTGCAGGCGTGGCAGACGCCGCTGGAGACGCCGCCGTTCGCGCAGATCAGGCCGGAACACTTCATGCCGGCGTTCGAGCAGGCCTTTGCCGACCATGCCCAGGAGATCGCGGCGATGGTCAACGACCCCTCTGCGCCGGATTTCGACAACACCGTCACCGCCTGGGAGCGCTCCGGCAAGCTGCTGAACCGGGTCGCGGCGGTGTTCTATGACCTGGTGTCGGCGAACTCGAGCCCTGAGCTTTTGGCGATCGAAAGCGAAGTGGCGCTGCGGATGGCGCGGCACTGGAATCCGGTCATGATGAACGCGGTGCTGTTCGGCCGGCTCGCCAGGCTGCATCACGACCGCGACACGCTGACGCTGACCGGCGAGCAGAAGCGGCTCTTGGAGCGGCTCTACACCCGCATGCACCGCGCCGGCGCCGGCCTGGACGAGGCGGCCAAGGCGCGCATGAGCGCCATCAACGAGAAGCTGGCGGAGCTCTCGACCACCTTCAGCCATCATCTGCTCGGCGACGAGCAGGAGTGGACGCTCGAGCTCGGTGCTGATGACCTCGACGGCCTCAGCCCGGCGTTCGTGGCCGCGGCCAAGGCCGCCGCCACCGAGCGGGGCCTTGGGGGCAAGGCGGTGGTGACGCTGTCGCGCTCATCCGTCGAGCCGTTCCTGCAGAGCTCGACCCGGCGCGACCTGCGCGAAAAAGTGTTCAAGGCCTTCACCGCGCGCGGCGACAACGGCAACGCCAACGACAACAGCGCGACCATCCGCCAGATTCTGGCGCTGCGCGAGGAGTCGGCGAAGATCCTGGGCTACGCCAATTTCGCCGCCTATCGCCTGGAGGATTCCATGGCCAAGACGCCCGAGGCGGTGCGCGGCCTGCTGGAGCGGGTGTGGGCGCCGGCGCGCGCCAAGGCGCTGGCCGACCGCGACGCGCTGCAGGAATTGATCCGGGAAGACGGCGGCAACTTCGCGCTGGAGCCCTGGGATTGGCGTTTCTATGCCGAGAAGCTGCGCCAGCGCCGCGCCAATTTCGACGATGCGGCGATCAAGCCGTATCTGGTGCTGGAGCACATGATCGAGGCGGCGTTCGATGTCGCCCACCGGCTGTTCGGGCTCTCCTTCAGCGAGCGCAAGGATGTCCCAGTCTGGCATCCGGACGTCCGGGTGTGGGAGGTCAAGGACGCCGCCGGCGCCCACAAGGCGCTGTTCTATGGCGACTACTTCGCCCGCGCCTCCAAGCGCTCCGGCGCCTGGATGACCTCGCTGCGCGACCAGCAGAAGCTCGACGGCACCGTCGCTCCGCTGGTCATCAATGTGATGAATTTCGCCAAGGGCTCGGAGGGACATCCCTCCTTGCTGTCGCCGGATGACGCCCGCACGCTGTTCCACGAGTTCGGCCACGGCCTGCACGGCATGCTGTCGGACGTGGTCTATCCGTCGCTGTCCGGCACCAGCGTGTTCACTGACTTTGTCGAGCTGCCGTCCCAGCTCTATGAGCACTGGCAGACGCGGCCCGAAGTGCTGCAGCAGTTCGCCCGCCACTACCAGACCGGCGAGCCGCTGCCCGACGACCTTCTGAAGCGTTTCCTGGCTGCGCGAAAATTCAACCAGGGTTTTGCCACCGTGGAGTTCGTCTCCTCGGCACTGATGGACATGGAGTTCCACTCGCACCCGGCTGACACTATCACCGACGTGCGGGCGTTCGAGCGGCAGGAGCTGGACAAGATCGGCATGCCGGCGGAGATCGTGATGCGGCACCGGCCCCAGCAGTTCGGCCACATCTTCTCCGGCGATCATTATGCCGCCGGCTATTACAGCTACATGTGGTCCGAGGTGATGGACGCCGATGCCTTCGGCGCCTTCGAGGAAGCAGGCGACATCTTCGATCCGGCGGTGGCCAAACGTCTGCACGACGACATCTATTCGTCGGGCGGCTCGCGCGATCCGGAGGACGCCTACATCGCCTTCCGTGGCCGAGCGCCGCAAGTCGACGCGCTGTTGCGTGGCCGAGGGTTGCTGGACACCCCGGAAGCTGCATAA
- a CDS encoding gamma-glutamyltransferase family protein — protein MTLHSSGHRRGVVAAPHSATVEAGRHVLAEGGNALEAMVAMAASIAAVYPHMNHIGGDGFWLVREPSGRVRALMGAGPAGSKASPAFYKEHGHDQIPPRGPLAALTVPAAIGGWMLALEAAKALGGKLPLDVLLAPAIRSTRDGYVATRSQVELTRSKLDELKDAPGFAETFLVDGKVPEEGATLKQAAMAATLEQLAQAGLDDFYRGDVGREIAADLERIGSPVTRADLEAAKAWVAEPLSTTIGAGTLYNAPPPTQGLASLIILGLFDRLRVQEAEGFDYIHGLVESTKRAFRVRDRFVTDPRRLTAELDRFLAPAFLDAEVRKIDMKKAAPWPSTWSEGDTIWMGAADASGLVVSYIQSIFWEFGSGCVLPKTGVLMQNRGASFSLDPKAANPLSPGRLPFHTLNPALAVLRDGRIMGYGTMGGDGQPQTQAMIFSRHVPFRQPLELALDQPRWLLGRTWGSSHTNLRLESRFDGNLVDRLLSARHDVEVVPEAYSDTMGHAGAVVLHPNGGLEGGHDPRADGGAAGV, from the coding sequence ATGACATTGCATTCCTCTGGACATCGCCGGGGCGTCGTCGCTGCGCCCCATTCCGCCACCGTCGAGGCGGGGCGCCATGTTCTTGCCGAGGGCGGCAATGCGCTCGAGGCCATGGTGGCGATGGCGGCGTCGATCGCCGCGGTCTATCCGCACATGAACCATATCGGCGGCGACGGCTTCTGGCTGGTGCGCGAGCCATCGGGGCGGGTGCGCGCGCTGATGGGCGCGGGGCCCGCCGGCAGCAAGGCGTCGCCGGCATTCTACAAAGAACACGGCCATGACCAGATCCCGCCGCGCGGGCCGCTGGCGGCGCTCACCGTGCCGGCCGCGATCGGTGGCTGGATGCTGGCGCTGGAAGCCGCCAAGGCGCTGGGCGGCAAGCTGCCGCTCGACGTGCTGCTGGCGCCCGCCATCCGCAGCACCCGCGACGGGTATGTCGCCACGCGCAGCCAGGTCGAACTGACCCGCAGCAAGCTGGATGAGCTGAAGGACGCGCCGGGCTTCGCCGAGACCTTCCTGGTCGACGGCAAGGTGCCCGAGGAGGGCGCGACCCTGAAGCAGGCGGCGATGGCGGCAACGCTGGAGCAACTGGCACAGGCCGGCCTCGACGACTTCTACCGCGGCGATGTCGGCCGCGAGATTGCCGCCGACCTGGAGCGGATCGGCAGTCCGGTCACCCGCGCGGATCTCGAAGCCGCCAAGGCCTGGGTGGCGGAGCCGTTGTCGACCACGATTGGTGCCGGCACGCTCTACAACGCCCCGCCGCCGACCCAGGGCCTGGCGTCGCTGATCATCCTCGGCCTGTTCGATCGGCTCCGCGTGCAGGAGGCCGAGGGCTTCGACTACATCCACGGCCTGGTCGAATCCACCAAGCGCGCCTTCCGTGTCCGTGATCGCTTTGTCACCGATCCGCGCCGGCTCACCGCCGAGCTCGATCGTTTTCTGGCGCCGGCTTTCCTCGATGCCGAGGTCAGGAAAATCGACATGAAGAAAGCAGCGCCCTGGCCGTCGACCTGGAGCGAGGGCGACACCATCTGGATGGGCGCCGCCGACGCCTCCGGTCTCGTGGTGTCCTACATCCAGTCGATCTTCTGGGAGTTCGGCTCCGGCTGCGTGCTGCCGAAAACCGGCGTCTTGATGCAGAACCGCGGCGCCAGCTTCTCGCTCGACCCGAAGGCCGCCAATCCGCTCAGCCCGGGACGGCTGCCGTTCCACACCCTCAATCCCGCGCTGGCCGTGCTCAGGGATGGCCGCATCATGGGCTACGGTACCATGGGTGGTGACGGCCAGCCGCAGACCCAGGCCATGATCTTCTCGCGCCACGTGCCGTTCCGCCAGCCGCTGGAACTGGCGCTGGACCAGCCGCGCTGGCTGCTCGGCCGCACCTGGGGATCCAGCCACACCAACTTGCGGCTGGAATCCCGTTTCGACGGCAACCTGGTCGATCGCCTGCTGTCGGCGCGGCACGATGTCGAGGTTGTGCCGGAGGCCTATTCCGACACCATGGGCCATGCCGGCGCAGTGGTGCTGCATCCCAACGGCGGCCTGGAAGGCGGCCACGATCCGCGCGCGGATGGTGGGGCGGCGGGCGTTTGA
- the hemH gene encoding ferrochelatase — protein sequence MSVVVSIDAHRTAAAPARERVGVLLVNLGTPDSANAAGVRVYLKEFLSDPRVIENQGLYWKLVLNGIILRIRPRRKARDYQKIWNTEKNESPLKTITRAQSDKLTAAIADHDHVLVDWAMRYGNPSIRSRLDALIAQGCDRLLVVPLYPQYSAATSATVCDEVFRVLADKRAQPTLRVTPPYYDDPDYIEALAVSIQQHLATQPFQPEVIVASFHGMPQAYVDKGDPYQAQCVATVNALRKRMVLGEDKLLLTFQSRFGFDEWLQPYTDKTMQRLAKDGVRRIAVVMPGFSADCLETLEEIAQENAEIFKHAGGEQFTAIPCLNDSDGGMDVIRQLVLRELQGWI from the coding sequence ATGAGCGTGGTCGTTTCCATCGATGCCCATCGAACCGCCGCCGCCCCAGCGCGCGAGCGCGTCGGCGTGCTGCTGGTCAATCTCGGCACTCCCGACAGCGCCAATGCCGCCGGTGTGCGGGTCTATCTCAAGGAGTTCCTGTCCGATCCCCGCGTGATCGAAAACCAGGGGCTGTACTGGAAGCTGGTGCTGAACGGCATCATCCTGCGGATTCGTCCCCGGCGCAAAGCGCGCGACTACCAGAAGATCTGGAATACCGAGAAGAACGAATCGCCGCTGAAGACGATTACCCGCGCGCAGTCCGACAAGCTCACGGCGGCGATCGCCGACCACGATCATGTCCTGGTCGACTGGGCGATGCGTTACGGCAATCCGTCGATCCGCTCGCGCCTCGATGCGCTGATCGCGCAGGGGTGCGACCGGCTGCTGGTGGTGCCGCTCTATCCGCAGTATTCCGCCGCCACCTCCGCCACGGTCTGCGACGAAGTGTTCCGGGTGCTGGCCGACAAGCGGGCGCAGCCGACACTGCGGGTGACCCCGCCCTATTATGACGATCCCGATTACATCGAGGCGCTGGCGGTCTCGATCCAGCAGCATCTCGCGACGCAGCCGTTCCAGCCCGAGGTGATTGTGGCCTCGTTCCACGGCATGCCGCAGGCCTATGTCGACAAGGGCGATCCCTACCAGGCGCAATGTGTCGCCACCGTGAATGCATTACGCAAGCGGATGGTCCTCGGCGAGGACAAGCTGCTGCTGACCTTCCAGTCTCGCTTCGGCTTCGACGAATGGCTGCAGCCCTACACCGACAAGACCATGCAACGGCTGGCCAAGGACGGCGTACGGCGGATTGCCGTGGTGATGCCCGGCTTCTCTGCGGACTGCCTGGAGACGCTCGAGGAAATCGCGCAGGAAAACGCCGAGATCTTCAAGCATGCCGGCGGCGAGCAGTTCACCGCGATTCCCTGCCTGAACGACAGCGACGGCGGCATGGACGTGATCCGCCAGCTCGTGCTGCGCGAGCTGCAAGGCTGGATCTAG
- a CDS encoding NfeD family protein: protein MADLLSSLGTWNWLIVGLVLVGIEMLAPGVFMLWLGLAALLVGLLSFFIGWSWQVQLLAFSAFALAAVPIWRRIGRTHVETDQPFLNRRADALVGRVFTLERPIVDGSGVVRIDDTVWRVAGRDAPAGSQVKIVAADGASLRVEPA from the coding sequence ATGGCGGATCTGTTGAGCTCACTGGGAACCTGGAATTGGCTGATCGTCGGCCTGGTTCTGGTGGGCATTGAGATGCTGGCGCCCGGGGTCTTCATGCTGTGGCTCGGGCTCGCCGCGCTGCTGGTCGGGCTGCTGTCGTTTTTCATCGGCTGGTCATGGCAGGTTCAGTTGCTGGCGTTCTCAGCGTTTGCGCTGGCCGCGGTGCCGATCTGGCGCCGCATTGGCCGAACGCACGTTGAGACCGATCAGCCGTTCCTCAACCGCCGCGCCGACGCACTGGTGGGGCGGGTGTTCACCCTGGAGCGCCCGATCGTGGATGGCTCGGGCGTGGTGCGGATCGACGACACCGTGTGGCGTGTCGCCGGCCGCGATGCGCCGGCCGGCAGCCAGGTCAAGATCGTGGCGGCCGATGGCGCCAGTCTTCGGGTGGAGCCGGCGTAA
- a CDS encoding DUF1007 family protein, whose amino-acid sequence MIIRITRIFAALCALCLTGSVAWAHPHVWVTSTSELIYAPDGSLTGVRHAWTFDDMFSTYAVQGIETKTKGVFTREELAPLAQTNVESLKEFGFFTFARIGDGGSRKKQKFEDPVDYYLEHKDGALVLHFTLPLKTPVKARQMAVEIYDPTYFVDFALAKDNPIKLVGAPADCKLNIERPTDGSAQAQTLGEQNFLNGDNSNYGAMFANKVTVDCP is encoded by the coding sequence ATGATCATCCGCATCACGCGCATTTTCGCTGCCCTCTGCGCCCTCTGCCTGACGGGCAGCGTGGCGTGGGCGCATCCCCATGTCTGGGTCACCTCCACCAGCGAGCTGATCTATGCGCCCGACGGCTCGCTCACCGGCGTGCGGCATGCCTGGACCTTCGACGACATGTTCTCGACCTATGCGGTGCAGGGCATCGAGACCAAGACCAAGGGCGTCTTCACCCGTGAGGAACTGGCGCCGCTGGCCCAGACCAATGTGGAATCCCTGAAGGAGTTCGGCTTCTTCACCTTTGCCCGCATCGGCGACGGCGGCAGCCGCAAGAAACAGAAGTTCGAGGATCCGGTCGATTATTACCTCGAGCACAAGGACGGCGCGCTGGTCCTGCATTTCACCTTGCCGCTGAAGACCCCGGTCAAGGCCAGGCAAATGGCGGTCGAAATCTATGATCCGACCTATTTCGTCGATTTCGCACTGGCCAAGGACAATCCGATCAAGCTGGTCGGGGCGCCGGCGGACTGCAAGCTGAACATCGAGCGGCCGACCGACGGCTCCGCCCAGGCGCAGACCCTCGGCGAGCAGAACTTTCTCAACGGCGACAATTCCAACTACGGCGCCATGTTCGCCAATAAGGTGACGGTGGACTGTCCATGA
- a CDS encoding DUF6101 family protein, with translation MRRQFGAGGTPAGSSRVLRLDPFSLPLRFDTRDARADGGMRQVEISRDRVVLRRAVRGMRMAINVRVNDFLGIAVREADDGQMLVLVHRDPSLSIPLLVSTDDTEIEQACDAWGEIFALPRISEDTEQVREPAPRRRRHNVIKTRRPRILMRRRNNRLLSEMAVHRDEREIVARD, from the coding sequence TTGAGGCGTCAATTCGGAGCTGGCGGGACACCCGCCGGGTCGAGCCGCGTGCTGCGGCTCGACCCATTTTCCTTGCCCTTACGGTTCGACACGCGCGACGCGCGCGCCGACGGCGGCATGCGGCAAGTCGAAATCAGTCGTGATCGCGTGGTGCTTCGCCGCGCGGTGCGCGGCATGCGGATGGCGATCAACGTTCGCGTCAATGATTTTCTCGGCATCGCGGTGCGCGAAGCCGATGACGGCCAGATGCTGGTGCTCGTCCATCGCGATCCGTCCTTATCGATCCCGCTGCTGGTCTCGACCGACGACACCGAGATCGAACAGGCCTGCGATGCCTGGGGCGAAATTTTCGCGCTGCCGCGGATCAGCGAAGACACCGAGCAGGTGCGTGAACCGGCCCCGCGCCGGCGCCGGCACAACGTCATCAAGACCCGCCGTCCGAGAATCCTGATGCGCCGTCGCAACAACCGCCTGCTCTCGGAGATGGCGGTGCATCGCGACGAGCGCGAAATCGTCGCTCGAGACTAG
- a CDS encoding carboxymuconolactone decarboxylase family protein, producing the protein MEKSQAASRIAPLEPPYTPELEAHFDRIMPPGVPPLLLFRTIATSERAWRKFSAGSLLDRGPLSLREREIVIDRTCALAGCEYEWGIHVAIFAERARLTDAQVRATVLEAADAACWSDAEQALIAAVDALHHHTTWKETEFAALKRHYSDEQVLEIIQLCGFYRTVSCFANALALPLEATAARFPV; encoded by the coding sequence ATGGAAAAATCGCAGGCCGCCTCACGCATCGCTCCGCTGGAGCCCCCTTATACGCCCGAGCTGGAGGCGCATTTCGATCGCATCATGCCGCCCGGTGTGCCGCCGCTGCTGCTGTTTCGCACCATCGCCACCAGCGAGCGCGCCTGGCGCAAATTCAGTGCCGGCAGCCTGCTCGATCGCGGGCCGCTGTCGCTGCGGGAACGGGAAATCGTGATCGATCGCACCTGCGCGCTGGCCGGATGCGAGTACGAATGGGGTATTCACGTCGCGATCTTTGCCGAACGCGCGCGGCTGACCGACGCGCAGGTGCGGGCGACCGTGCTGGAAGCAGCCGACGCTGCCTGCTGGTCCGACGCGGAGCAGGCCCTGATTGCCGCCGTCGACGCTCTGCATCATCATACCACCTGGAAGGAAACGGAATTCGCGGCGCTGAAGCGCCATTACAGCGATGAACAGGTTCTCGAAATCATCCAGCTCTGCGGTTTTTATCGAACGGTCTCCTGCTTCGCGAATGCGCTGGCTCTTCCGCTGGAAGCCACGGCGGCGCGTTTCCCGGTTTGA
- a CDS encoding nickel/cobalt transporter — MPPCCKVDLRLPAMLLTAVAVALWGDGLMHAVLAQSPFGVGRPGTADPQVGGVIGWLLDKQSQFYRQMSATIRAAKSDGSAVWTLLGISFAYGIFHAAGPGHGKAVISSYLIANEETARRGIVLAFASALLQALVAILVVGVGAWLLNATAKTMCGAERVIEIASYALIAAFGVRLCWTKGGGFLRALQSLRFPLGAVASPALAPAMAPVAEQVHEAVHRHSGSHDHHHAHGHVHDHHHDHHHDHAAHSSVHAPAHGEPGHVHDEHCGHNHGPTPDQLAGPGGWQRGLSAIFAVGLRPCSGAILVLVFALAQGMFWAGIAATLLMGLGTAITVAAIAIMVVTAKGLARRMSAGRDGGGAVILRGIEFGAAGLVLLFGVGLLLGYVAAERVTCF; from the coding sequence ATGCCGCCGTGCTGCAAGGTCGATCTGCGTCTGCCGGCGATGTTGCTGACTGCTGTCGCTGTCGCGCTGTGGGGCGACGGGCTGATGCACGCTGTCCTTGCGCAATCGCCGTTCGGCGTCGGCCGTCCCGGCACGGCCGATCCCCAAGTCGGCGGTGTGATCGGCTGGCTGCTCGACAAGCAATCGCAATTCTACCGCCAGATGTCGGCGACCATTCGCGCCGCCAAAAGCGACGGCAGCGCGGTGTGGACGCTGCTGGGGATCTCGTTTGCCTACGGTATCTTTCACGCCGCCGGCCCCGGCCATGGCAAGGCGGTGATTTCATCGTACCTCATCGCCAATGAAGAGACTGCGCGGCGCGGCATTGTGCTGGCGTTCGCCTCGGCGCTGCTGCAGGCGCTGGTCGCCATCCTCGTGGTTGGCGTCGGCGCCTGGCTGCTCAACGCCACGGCGAAAACCATGTGCGGTGCCGAGCGGGTCATTGAGATCGCCAGCTACGCGCTGATCGCCGCATTCGGTGTGCGTCTGTGCTGGACCAAGGGCGGCGGCTTCCTTCGTGCGCTGCAGTCGCTGCGGTTTCCGCTCGGCGCGGTGGCTTCGCCGGCGCTGGCGCCGGCCATGGCCCCGGTGGCGGAGCAGGTTCACGAGGCCGTGCATCGCCATTCCGGTTCGCACGACCACCACCATGCGCACGGCCACGTGCACGATCATCATCATGATCACCACCACGATCATGCGGCCCATTCTTCGGTGCATGCTCCGGCGCACGGCGAGCCCGGCCATGTTCATGACGAACATTGCGGCCACAACCACGGCCCCACGCCCGATCAGCTCGCTGGCCCCGGCGGCTGGCAGCGCGGCCTGAGCGCGATCTTCGCGGTCGGTCTGCGTCCCTGCTCGGGAGCGATCTTGGTGCTGGTGTTTGCGCTGGCCCAGGGCATGTTCTGGGCCGGTATCGCCGCAACCCTGCTGATGGGGCTCGGCACCGCCATCACGGTGGCTGCCATCGCGATCATGGTCGTTACGGCGAAGGGCTTGGCGCGGCGGATGAGCGCGGGCCGCGACGGCGGCGGTGCCGTGATCCTGCGTGGCATCGAATTCGGTGCCGCTGGCCTGGTGCTGCTGTTCGGCGTCGGCCTGCTGCTCGGTTATGTCGCAGCCGAGCGGGTCACGTGTTTTTGA
- a CDS encoding SPFH domain-containing protein: MSGFDIFALVVVLLVILTLFAGVKTVGQGYDWTIERFGKYTRTLRPGLNFIIPYFDRVGRKINMMEQVIDIPEQEVITKDNATVTVDGVAFYQVFDAAKASYEVSNLNQAIVTLTMTNIRSVMGSMDLDQVLSHRDEINERLLRVVDAAVSPWGLKVNRIEIKDIVPPADLVEAMGRQMKAERVKRADILQAEGQRQSEILRAEGAKQSQILQAEGRKEAAFRDAEARERSAEAEAKATQMVSNAIASGDVAALNYFIADKYIKAFGEIAHSPNQKIVMLPIEATGILSSLAGIGEIAKATFGESAASAAAAARRPTVPNTGPGPGSSQGGN, from the coding sequence ATGTCCGGATTCGATATTTTTGCGCTTGTCGTGGTGCTGCTGGTCATCCTCACGCTGTTTGCCGGGGTCAAGACGGTCGGGCAGGGCTATGACTGGACCATCGAGCGGTTCGGCAAATACACCCGCACGCTGCGGCCCGGCCTGAATTTCATCATCCCGTATTTCGATCGCGTCGGGCGCAAGATCAACATGATGGAGCAGGTGATCGACATTCCCGAGCAGGAGGTCATCACCAAGGACAACGCCACCGTCACCGTGGACGGCGTCGCGTTCTATCAGGTGTTCGATGCCGCCAAAGCGAGCTACGAGGTCTCCAACCTCAACCAGGCTATCGTCACTTTGACCATGACCAACATCCGTTCGGTGATGGGCTCGATGGATCTCGATCAGGTGCTGTCGCACCGTGACGAGATCAACGAGCGGCTGCTGCGGGTGGTCGACGCCGCGGTGTCGCCGTGGGGCCTGAAGGTCAACCGCATCGAGATCAAGGACATCGTGCCGCCCGCCGATCTCGTGGAAGCCATGGGCCGGCAGATGAAGGCCGAGCGCGTCAAGCGCGCCGACATCCTGCAGGCCGAAGGCCAGCGGCAGTCCGAAATCCTGCGCGCGGAAGGCGCGAAGCAATCGCAGATCCTGCAGGCCGAAGGCCGCAAGGAAGCTGCCTTCCGCGACGCCGAGGCGCGTGAACGCTCGGCGGAAGCCGAAGCCAAGGCGACCCAAATGGTCAGCAACGCCATCGCCAGCGGCGATGTCGCGGCGCTGAACTACTTCATCGCCGACAAATACATCAAGGCGTTCGGCGAGATCGCGCACTCGCCCAACCAGAAGATTGTAATGTTGCCGATCGAGGCCACCGGCATCCTGTCGTCGCTAGCAGGCATCGGCGAAATTGCCAAGGCGACATTCGGCGAAAGCGCAGCCTCGGCCGCAGCCGCCGCGCGCCGGCCGACCGTCCCGAACACCGGGCCGGGGCCCGGCTCGTCACAGGGGGGAAATTGA